From Saccharomycodes ludwigii strain NBRC 1722 chromosome IV, whole genome shotgun sequence, one genomic window encodes:
- a CDS encoding putative aminopeptidase (similar to Saccharomyces cerevisiae YDR415C | putative aminopeptidase): protein MLMTHITALYNVLWVLLLTTFIIPTNAFLPLSIGIPIPKLPFRPQLSNDNDNLNLLELSPGKTKLVSDAEKLSMKRRGVKFMDLTHVNNNLFFKKIASDIIEVPEYNYPTNLKSVENYLPIFAKINETNMYNNIAKLSSFYTRYYKSHYGVESADWLYQYLQNLIAPYNDDSNGNISVEKFKHEGWPQFSIIVKIKGSTNTTIVLGSHHDSMNLILPSMLPAPGADDNASGTAVSLETLRILLQTLYTQDTDDTYITLKNSIEFHFYSAEEGGLLGSQDVFTNKRLNKETENVVAMLQLDQIGYSNTNTNNNNNNNNNNNNNNNNNNRNEHIGIVTDYVSDKLTAFIRKCITTYLAIPYLDNECGYACSDHASAFKNGVPSAFVAESVLDEDNKYTHTNMDTIDRLNFNHLTEFTKLSLCYILELGNFENF, encoded by the coding sequence atgctTATGACACACATCACAGCCCTGTATAATGTCTTATGGGTCTTATTGCTTACTACATTTATTATACCAACAAATGCATTTTTACCACTATCAATAGGAATACCAATACCAAAATTACCTTTCCGTCCCCAATTAtcaaatgataatgataactTAAATCTTCTAGAATTATCTCCAggtaaaacaaaattggTTAGTGATGCTGAAAAGCTTTCTATGAAAAGGAGAGGGGTGAAATTTATGGACTTAACTCATGTAAATAACAAcctattttttaaaaagatcGCATCTGATATAATTGAAGTTCCTGAGTATAATTATCCAaccaatttaaaaagtgTTGAAAATTATCTACCTATTTTTGCAAAAATTAACGAAACCAACatgtataataatattgctaAATTATCAAGTTTTTATACAAGATATTATAAATCGCATTATGGAGTAGAGAGCGCTGATTGGTTATATCAGTATTTACAGAATTTAATTGCTCCATATAATGATGATTCTAATGGTAACATTTCTGTGGAGAAATTTAAACATGAAGGCTGGCCGCAATTCTCCATAATTGTCAAGATTAAGGGTAGTACAAATACCACCATTGTTTTAGGTTCTCATCATGACAGTATGAATTTGATTTTACCAAGCATGTTACCTGCTCCAGGTGCTGATGATAATGCGTCAGGTACAGCCGTTAGTTTAGAAACATTAAGGATTTTATTGCAAACACTATATACACAAGATACTGATGACACTTATATTACCTTGAAAAATAGCATTGagtttcatttttatagtGCTGAGGAAGGTGGATTATTGGGTTCACAAGATGTGTTTACAAACAAACGATTAAATAAGGAAACGGAAAATGTTGTAGCCATGTTGCAATTAGATCAAATAGGTTATTCCAACACGAAcaccaataacaataacaataacaataataataataataataataataataataataataggaATGAACATATTGGTATAGTTACAGATTATGTTTCAGATAAATTAACAGCTTTTATTCGTAAATGTATTACTACATATTTAGCTATTCCATATCTAGATAACGAGTGCGGGTATGCTTGTAGTGATCATGCAAGtgcttttaaaaatggtgtTCCATCTGCATTTGTTGCAGAGTCTGTATTGGatgaagataataaatataccCACACTAATATGGATACTATAGACAGACTTAATTTCAATCATTTAACAGAATTTACCAAATTATCTTTGTGTTATATTTTAGAATTGggaaattttgaaaatttttaa
- the RML2 gene encoding mitochondrial 54S ribosomal protein uL2m (similar to Saccharomyces cerevisiae YEL050C | RML2 | Ribosomal Mitochondrial Large): MLPSMLSVVAKHAQPFTFSQSKRLLSMSILRYQQQQQKPEQQQLITPQILKIVPTETDVTVLEQQDELIKRRRKLSKEVTNMKKLKPVSPGLRWYRAPYYPYLYTGRPVRYLTFAKRGTGGRNHSGKITVRHRGGGHKRRIRTVDFGRMESGQQIVQRIEYDPGRSGHIALLKHKETGELSYILACDGLREGDVVESFRKGVPNHLLNLMGGKVDPAILSIHTAQRGNCLPIRMIPVGAIVHNIGTTPIGPAKFCRSAGTYGRILAKIPEKSKAVVRLQSGEHRYVHLDACATMGVVSNIDHQNRSLGKAGRSRWRGIRPTVRGVAMNKCDHPHGGGRGKSKSKKLTVSPWGQLAKGYKTRRGKHQNRMKVRDRPRGKVRS; the protein is encoded by the coding sequence atGTTGCCATCTATGTTATCGGTTGTGGCAAAACATGCACAACCATTCACTTTTTCGCAATCAAAACGTTTATTATCAATGTCTATACTCAGGTatcaacagcaacaacaaaaaccaGAGCAGCAGCAATTAATTACACCtcaaattttaaagataGTACCCACTGAAACAGATGTTACTGTGTTAGAACAACAAGATGAATTAATTAAACGTCGCCGGAAATTATCTAAAGAAGTTACTAATatgaaaaagttaaagCCAGTTTCTCCAGGTTTAAGATGGTATCGTGCACCATACTATCCATATTTATATACTGGCCGTCCAGTCAGATATTTGACTTTTGCTAAACGTGGTACAGGTGGTAGAAATCATAGCGGTAAGATCACAGTTCGTCATAGAGGTGGTGGTcataaaagaagaattcGTACTGTTGACTTTGGGAGAATGGAAAGTGGCCAACAAATAGTTCAAAGAATTGAATATGACCCAGGTAGATCAGGTCACATTGCCTTATTGAAACATAAGGAAACCGGCGAATTATCGTACATATTAGCTTGTGACGGTTTAAGAGAAGGGGATGTTGTAGAAAGTTTTAGAAAGGGTGTTCCAAATCATTTATTGAATCTGATGGGCGGTAAAGTGGATCCTGCTATCTTAAGTATTCATACTGCCCAAAGGGGTAATTGTTTACCGATAAGAATGATTCCCGTTGGTGCTATTGTTCACAATATCGGCACCACGCCTATTGGGCCTGCTAAATTTTGTCGTTCTGCTGGTACTTATGGTCGTATTTTGGCCAAAATTCCTGAGAAATCTAAAGCTGTTGTCAGATTACAATCTGGCGAGCATAGATACGTTCATCTCGATGCATGTGCCACTATGGGTGTTGTTTCCAACATTGATCATCAAAACAGATCTTTAGGTAAGGCTGGTAGATCTAGATGGAGAGGAATTAGACCAACTGTCAGAGGTGTCGCTATGAATAAATGTGACCATCCACATGGTGGTGGTAGAGGTAAATCTAAGTCAAAGAAATTAACTGTTTCTCCATGGGGTCAATTGGCTAAAGGTTACAAAACTAGAAGAGGTAAACATCAAAATAGAATGAAGGTTAGGGATAGGCCAAGAGGTAAGGTTAGATCTTAA
- the VMA8 gene encoding H(+)-transporting V1 sector ATPase subunit D (similar to Saccharomyces cerevisiae YEL051W | VMA8 | Vacuolar Membrane Atpase) — translation MSSNREQVFPTRMTLGLMKSKLKGANQGHSLLKRKSEALTKRFRDITKRIHDAKTTMGRVMQTAAFSLAEVQYATGNDNIAYQVQENVSDKARFQVKARQENVSGVILPHLEPFIDESINDFKLTGLGKGGMQVTKCIKIYTKAVETLVELASLQTAFIILDEVIKVTNRRVNAIEHVIIPRTENTIAYINSELDELDREEFYRLKKVQEKKQQKTKELDEEMRRSHLDHEKEKEALEEEIKEDKEKAKEGKSVEASAGDKKGAVKNDGKPLISEQEDDVIF, via the coding sequence ATGTCTTCTAATCGTGAGCAAGTTTTTCCAACCCGTATGACCTTAGGGTTAATGAAATCAAAGTTGAAAGGTGCAAATCAAGGACATTCgcttttaaaaagaaaatcagAGGCACTAACCAAAAGATTTCGTGatataacaaaaagaatTCATGATGCCAAGACTACCATGGGTCGTGTCATGCAAACTGCTGCCTTTTCCTTGGCTGAAGTTCAATATGCTACAGGCAATGACAATATTGCTTATCAAGTTCAAGAAAATGTTAGTGATAAGGCAAGGTTTCAAGTTAAAGCCCGTCAGGAAAATGTTAGTGGTGTCATTTTACCACATTTAGAACCTTTTATAGATGAAAGTATcaatgattttaaattgACTGGTTTAGGTAAAGGTGGTATGCAAGTTACCAAatgtattaaaatttatactAAAGCTGTGGAGACATTGGTTGAATTAGCTTCTTTACAAACCgcatttattatattagaTGAGGTCATTAAAGTTACCAACAGAAGAGTTAACGCAATTGAACATGTTATTATTCCTAGGACAGAGAATACTATCGCTTATATCAATTCGGAGTTAGATGAGTTGGATAGAGAAGAATTTTATCGTTTGAAAAAAgtccaagaaaaaaaacaacaaaaaacaaaagaattaGATGAAGAGATGAGAAGATCACACTTGGATcatgaaaaggaaaaggaagcattggaagaagaaataaaagaagataaagaaaaggcaaaagaaggaaaatcTGTTGAAGCATCTGCTGGAGATAAGAAAGGAGCGGTCAAAAATGATGGTAAGCCATTGATTTCTGAACAAGAGGAtgatgttattttttag